In one window of Zhongshania aliphaticivorans DNA:
- the dbpA gene encoding ATP-dependent RNA helicase DbpA → MSQTAFSSLPLNAALLDNLTSLGYHEMTPIQAQALPHTLHGKDVIAQGKTGSGKTAVFGLTQLQKLNVKRFCVQSLVLCPTRELADQVAKELRKLARTIHNIKVLTLCGGMPFGPQIGSLEHGAHIVVGTPGRIEEHVRKGTLKLDNVNTLVLDEADRMLEMGFQDSLDTIIGYIPKERQSLLFSATYPDEIQDVAMRIMQRPLLVKVESTHDNDSIAQHFFKVADNTQRIVAVKLLLLRYRPDSTVIFCNTRHETQQVCDDLREAGFSVQALHGDLDQKMRDQTLVRFANKSVSVLVATDVAARGLDIDALDAVINYHIARDAEVHIHRIGRTGRAGGKGIACSLYTAKESAKIARIEEMRGNKVVPESLPDINHLDKPTFKPPMACLQIDGGKKQKVRPGDIVGALTGQNGIAGTDVGKIHVFDNTAYVAVRNDVAADALRKLSEGKLKGRNFRVRRIRG, encoded by the coding sequence GTGAGTCAGACTGCATTTTCGTCCCTTCCCCTTAACGCCGCATTACTCGATAACCTAACATCCTTGGGCTATCATGAAATGACCCCGATTCAAGCCCAAGCTTTGCCACATACCCTACACGGGAAGGATGTGATCGCACAGGGTAAAACCGGTTCAGGTAAAACAGCGGTGTTTGGTTTAACACAGTTGCAAAAGCTCAATGTAAAACGTTTTTGTGTTCAATCATTGGTGCTGTGCCCTACGCGTGAGTTAGCTGACCAAGTTGCTAAAGAGCTCCGTAAACTAGCGCGCACTATTCATAATATTAAAGTGTTGACCTTGTGTGGTGGTATGCCCTTTGGTCCACAAATTGGCTCTTTAGAGCACGGTGCTCATATTGTGGTGGGTACCCCAGGGCGTATCGAAGAGCATGTGCGTAAAGGCACACTAAAATTAGACAATGTGAATACCTTGGTGCTGGATGAAGCAGACCGGATGTTGGAGATGGGGTTTCAAGATTCGCTGGATACCATCATTGGCTATATCCCAAAAGAGCGTCAAAGCTTGCTATTCAGTGCGACGTACCCTGATGAAATTCAAGATGTCGCCATGCGAATTATGCAGCGTCCGCTATTGGTCAAGGTTGAGTCAACACATGATAACGACAGCATTGCCCAGCACTTTTTTAAAGTAGCGGATAATACTCAACGTATTGTCGCTGTTAAATTACTGCTACTGAGATACCGGCCTGATTCTACCGTTATCTTTTGTAATACCCGTCATGAAACCCAACAAGTATGCGACGATTTACGTGAGGCAGGCTTTAGCGTGCAAGCGCTCCATGGTGATTTAGATCAAAAAATGCGTGACCAAACTTTGGTGCGCTTTGCGAATAAAAGCGTATCGGTTTTGGTGGCAACAGACGTTGCTGCGAGAGGGCTAGATATTGATGCACTAGATGCGGTGATTAACTACCACATTGCCCGTGATGCAGAAGTGCATATCCACCGTATTGGTCGTACTGGTCGTGCTGGCGGTAAGGGCATTGCGTGCAGCCTTTACACGGCTAAGGAAAGCGCCAAGATTGCCCGTATTGAAGAGATGCGTGGCAATAAAGTTGTCCCCGAATCCCTACCTGATATTAACCATCTAGATAAACCAACGTTTAAACCGCCTATGGCGTGTTTACAGATAGATGGTGGTAAAAAGCAAAAGGTTCGCCCCGGTGATATTGTAGGGGCGCTCACAGGGCAAAATGGCATTGCTGGCACCGATGTTGGAAAAATCCACGTTTTTGATAATACGGCTTATGTTGCCGTGCGCAATGATGTGGCTGCTGACGCACTGCGTAAGCTGAGTGAAGGCAAATTGAAGGGGCGTAATTTCAGAGTGCGACGTATCCGCGGTTAA
- a CDS encoding cold-shock protein: MSTTTGTVKWFNESKGFGFIEQESGPDVFAHFSAISGSGFKTLVEGQRVQFTVTQGQKGPQAENIVAL; encoded by the coding sequence ATGTCTACTACTACTGGCACAGTAAAATGGTTCAACGAATCTAAAGGCTTTGGCTTCATCGAGCAAGAATCTGGCCCAGACGTTTTCGCTCACTTCAGCGCTATCTCTGGTTCAGGCTTCAAAACTTTGGTTGAAGGCCAGCGCGTTCAGTTCACTGTTACTCAAGGCCAAAAAGGTCCTCAAGCAGAGAACATCGTAGCACTGTAA